GTTATTTTATTATGGAAAAAGCTGGGGATAGATGAAGAAAACATCTGGAAAGTTGTGGTAAAAGTTTGAGGAAAGAAATTCTATTACGAAATAAATTGATCTTTAAAAATAGAAAGTTGATAAAAGTTTTCCACAGTTATTCACATCGCTTTTCACAATTAACTCAGGGTTTACTAACACGAATTGTTATTATTCTTACCTTTGTCATGAAATAGAATCTAATAAAGCTTAATAAGAGTATTATGAAAAGAAAAATTGCTATCGCAGCGGACCATGCAGGCTATGAATATAAGGAGATTGTTAAGAACTACCTTTCAGAACGTTTTGAGGTTCAAGATTTTGGCACGTTTTCCACAAACAGTGTGGATTATCCGGACTTTGTGCACCCTGCTGCAACCTCTGTGGAAAACGGAGAAAATGAGCTGGGAATTCTGATCTGCGGAAGCGGAAACGGCGTTCAGATCACTGCGAACAAACACCAGAAAATAAGATGTGCATTATGTTGGATGCCGGAGATTGCAACACTGGCAAGACAGCATAATGATGCCAACATGATTTCAATGCCTGCAAGATTTATCTCAAAAGAACTGGCGATTGAAATTGTAGATAAATTTCTTTCAACAGACTTTGAAGGTGGAAGACACCAGAACAGAGTTGACAAAATTGCAGTTTGCTAAATATAATAAGGCTTGTAAATCACTTTACAAGCCTTATTTATTTTTTATTCGTACATTTGCAGTGTCCAATAGAAATTACACTCTATTATTCTACAAAGCCTTTCTTATATTTGAAACATATTTAATAGAAGGTTTTTCTCTTTTCTTCTCGAGAATTGTATTAAATTTATACAAAACTAAAGCTCCCGTTCTAAGTAAACTGAAAGATAATTTCTGATGATGTACGGAAAGAATCTAATGATGAAATTGAATAACCTTATA
The nucleotide sequence above comes from Chryseobacterium sp. 7. Encoded proteins:
- the rpiB gene encoding ribose 5-phosphate isomerase B, whose protein sequence is MKRKIAIAADHAGYEYKEIVKNYLSERFEVQDFGTFSTNSVDYPDFVHPAATSVENGENELGILICGSGNGVQITANKHQKIRCALCWMPEIATLARQHNDANMISMPARFISKELAIEIVDKFLSTDFEGGRHQNRVDKIAVC